Proteins from a genomic interval of Rosa chinensis cultivar Old Blush chromosome 2, RchiOBHm-V2, whole genome shotgun sequence:
- the LOC112183846 gene encoding RING finger protein 150: MLVENYYISRVRQTRQPLINNIQSQLPQDAVLPIKFKLYNLSISGWDSEDNDVPMIVIPNPKVLRAQETITEVSRAELLSDRSASTVLMYEVLSRMDVPEDERTVIIENIFQVLESANTMLPICVDIKRVTCRLQYMRDRSDQMIPRVTNESMDTYEVRPIPAAKSFIKDLERVGLDDSEDVKESCVICMECFEGGVQAIRLPCSHIFHENCSVQWLMTSHLCPLCRYPMPCEEDLLGH, translated from the coding sequence ATGTTAGTCGAAAATTACTATATCAGTCGTGTACGACAAACTAGGCAACCCTTGATCAACAATATTCAGTCCCAACTTCCACAAGACGCAGTTCTACCCATCAAATTCAAACTCTACAACTTATCAATAAGCGGTTGGGACTCGGAAGATAATGATGTCCCAATGATAGTTATTCCAAATCCAAAAGTTTTAAGAGCTCAAGAAACCATTACAGAGGTCTCTCGTGCCGAGCTATTGTCTGATAGGAGTGCATCCACCGTGCTCATGTATGAGGTTCTTTCGCGGATGGATGTCCCAGAAGATGAGCGAACAGTCATCATAGAAAACATATTTCAGGTGCTCGAATCGGCCAATACCATGCTGCCTATCTGTGTGGACATCAAACGTGTTACTTGCCGACTTCAATATATGAGGGATCGATCCGATCAGATGATTCCGAGGGTTACAAATGAATCCATGGATACATATGAGGTCAGGCCTATTCCTGCAGCTAAATCATTCATTAAAGATTTGGAGAGAGTGGGCCTTGATGATTCGGAAGATGTAAAAGAGTCGTGTGTTATTTGTATGGAGTGTTTTGAGGGTGGCGTTCAAGCTATTCGCCTGCCATGTTCACACATTTTCCATGAAAATTGCAGTGTCCAGTGGCTAATGACCAGTCACTTGTGTCCTTTGTGCCGATACCCAATGCCTTGTGAAGAAGATTTGCTTGGACATTGA
- the LOC121051190 gene encoding uncharacterized protein LOC121051190, with translation MSEDCVGAIDGTHIPATVVGREFIYVISGWEGSAHDSKVLNDAISRRNGLKVPPGKYYLGDCGFPNRRRFLAPFRGTRYHLKDFGGEGNHPVNAIELFNLRHASLRNVIERIFGIFKSRFTIFKSAPPFLYKTQAELVLACAGLHNFLRQECRSDEFPPEPEEDPIDNHEDNFEWDDFQTQDQQRENANEWRMSIATHMWTDAQPNANNENNDNQESENEGEE, from the exons ATGTCAGAG gaTTGTGTCGGAGCTATAGATGGCACGCATATTCCTGCAACGGTAGTTGGACGTGAG TTCATATATGTGATTAGTGGATGGGAGGGTTCCGCTCATGATTCAAAAGTGTTGAATGATGCGATTTCTAGACGAAATGGACTCAAAGTGCCACCAG gtaAATATTACTTAGGGGACTGCGGATTCCCAAATCGACGTCGGTTCCTAGCTCCATTTCGAGGTACTCGATATCACCTCAAAGATTttggtggtgaaggaaatcatccTGTCAATGCAATTGAGTTATTCAATCTTCGCCATGCTTCCTTGAGGAACGTAATTGAGAGAATATTTGGAATATTTAAGTCGcgtttcacaatcttcaaatcAGCACCACCATTTTTATATAAGACACAAGCAGAACTAGTTTTGGCTTGTGCAGGACTGCACAATTTTCTTCGACAGGAATGTCGTTCAGATGAATTTCCTCCTGAACCAGAAGAAGATCCGATAGACAATCACGAAGATAATTTTGAATGGGATGATTTTCAAACCCAAGATCAGCAAAGAGAGAATGCTAATGAATGGAGAATGAGTATTGCTACTCATATGTGGACAGATGCCCAACCAAAtgccaacaatgaaaacaatgacaatcaagaaagtgaaaatgaggGAGAAGAATAA